The following are from one region of the Pseudodesulfovibrio piezophilus C1TLV30 genome:
- a CDS encoding 4Fe-4S dicluster domain-containing protein: MAAKFLPQDQLVPWLAELSETYRTLVPRQEGDAVVYRPFSEEQAPELRLRPTVSAKSAVFPQCEALMTFKYEKDEQDLGRVRLNIEEKKHAAPTLVVGGRGCDAAGFNTFDRVYITDKVTDQNYLNRREQTLFISLVCDRPATTCFCNWVGGGPADTKGSDVQMTALPDGWLLESVTEKGETLLNSSLLTNGESRIEEARGIKSMAEDRMEEAPDISTAPEHLLALFDNAEFWEEVSDRCISCGTCTYLCPTCYCFNITDEKFGMEGVRLRTWDNCMSNLFTMEASGHNPRPTKAHRLKNRVGHKFSYYPSIHGGNMACSGCGRCIKSCPVSVDIRAIVKKAIAAPTAAEE, translated from the coding sequence ATGGCAGCCAAATTCTTACCACAAGATCAACTTGTTCCCTGGCTGGCGGAGCTGTCCGAAACCTATCGGACCCTTGTTCCCAGGCAGGAAGGCGATGCGGTCGTCTACCGTCCATTCAGCGAAGAACAGGCCCCGGAACTGCGCTTGCGCCCGACAGTCTCGGCCAAGAGTGCGGTCTTTCCTCAATGTGAAGCCTTGATGACCTTCAAATACGAGAAGGACGAACAGGATCTGGGCAGAGTTCGCCTGAATATCGAAGAAAAGAAACATGCTGCTCCGACTCTTGTCGTGGGCGGCAGAGGATGTGATGCAGCCGGTTTCAACACTTTTGATCGGGTGTATATCACTGACAAAGTCACGGACCAGAACTATCTGAACCGCCGAGAGCAGACTTTGTTCATCAGCCTTGTGTGCGACAGGCCCGCCACCACATGCTTTTGCAATTGGGTGGGCGGCGGGCCTGCCGATACGAAAGGTTCTGACGTCCAGATGACCGCTCTGCCGGACGGTTGGCTTTTGGAATCGGTGACCGAAAAAGGCGAAACCCTGCTGAACAGCTCCCTGCTGACAAACGGAGAAAGCCGGATTGAAGAAGCCCGAGGCATCAAATCCATGGCCGAAGACCGCATGGAAGAGGCCCCGGATATCTCAACCGCACCGGAACACCTGCTCGCACTGTTCGACAATGCCGAATTCTGGGAAGAGGTTTCCGATCGCTGCATCAGTTGCGGCACCTGTACGTATCTCTGTCCCACGTGCTACTGTTTTAACATCACAGATGAAAAATTCGGTATGGAAGGAGTCCGACTTCGGACCTGGGACAACTGCATGTCCAATCTCTTCACCATGGAGGCCAGCGGACACAACCCACGGCCCACTAAAGCGCATCGCTTGAAAAACCGCGTCGGGCACAAGTTCAGCTACTATCCGTCCATCCATGGCGGAAACATGGCCTGCTCAGGCTGTGGCCGTTGCATCAAGAGCTGCCCCGTGTCGGTCGATATTCGCGCCATCGTCAAAAAAGCCATTGCCGCACCGACGGCAGCGGAGGAATAA
- a CDS encoding FAD/NAD(P)-binding protein, which yields MLQESNNKETANPYLPAVGTIIETIQETPNIMTFRVVLNSEEEMKNFTFHPGQVGQLSVFGTGESTFVINSPPTRMDYLQFSVMVSGEVTAKLHTLSAGDQIGVRAPLGNWFPYEDLKGKDIVFVGGGIGMAPLRTLLLYMLDNRADYGKISLLYGARSPVDMAFKYELPDWLERDDLDTTLTIDAEYEGWEHSVGLIPNVLLDMAPSNENCVAITCGPPIMIKFTLQALQKLGFKDDQILTTLEKRMKCGVGICGRCNIGSKYVCMDGPVFSYAQLKELPNEL from the coding sequence GTGTTGCAAGAGTCCAACAACAAAGAAACGGCCAATCCCTATCTTCCGGCCGTGGGCACGATCATCGAGACCATTCAGGAAACGCCGAATATCATGACGTTCCGGGTCGTGCTCAACAGCGAAGAAGAGATGAAAAACTTCACCTTCCATCCCGGCCAGGTTGGCCAGCTCTCGGTGTTCGGCACCGGAGAGTCCACCTTTGTCATCAATTCACCGCCCACACGCATGGATTATCTCCAGTTCAGCGTCATGGTTTCGGGCGAAGTGACGGCAAAACTGCATACCTTATCCGCTGGTGATCAGATCGGCGTTCGCGCCCCCTTGGGCAACTGGTTTCCCTATGAAGATCTCAAGGGCAAGGATATCGTGTTTGTCGGTGGAGGCATCGGCATGGCTCCCCTGCGCACCCTGCTGCTGTACATGCTCGACAACAGGGCCGACTACGGGAAAATATCGCTTCTGTATGGAGCACGATCCCCGGTAGACATGGCTTTCAAGTATGAATTGCCGGACTGGCTGGAACGTGACGACCTCGACACAACTCTGACCATTGACGCAGAGTACGAGGGATGGGAACACTCTGTGGGATTGATCCCCAATGTTCTCCTCGACATGGCCCCGTCCAACGAAAACTGCGTGGCCATCACCTGCGGTCCGCCGATCATGATCAAGTTTACCCTGCAAGCCCTGCAAAAACTCGGCTTTAAGGATGACCAGATCCTGACCACGCTCGAAAAACGCATGAAATGCGGCGTTGGCATCTGTGGTCGCTGTAATATAGGGTCTAAATACGTCTGCATGGACGGACCTGTTTTCAGCTACGCACAGCTCAAGGAATTGCCCAACGAGCTTTAG
- a CDS encoding ferritin-like domain-containing protein produces MAYFFHANEIAKSAVEIERKGRAFYMRLVSSAQNEKTAELFKYLADEEAKHEQIFQGLMDRLGTIELPAWASQEEYSVYLESLIEGHALFSDERMEKGMAALQDEKDAIRMAMGFEKDTLLFFSEMENLVPESERDAVRACKDEERQHLGRLQKMLNDL; encoded by the coding sequence ATGGCATATTTTTTTCACGCCAACGAAATCGCCAAATCAGCAGTGGAAATAGAGAGAAAAGGGCGCGCTTTCTATATGCGACTGGTCAGTTCGGCCCAGAACGAAAAAACGGCTGAGCTTTTCAAATACCTGGCAGATGAAGAGGCTAAGCACGAACAGATTTTCCAGGGCCTGATGGATCGTCTTGGCACCATAGAGCTGCCAGCCTGGGCATCGCAGGAAGAGTATTCCGTCTATCTGGAATCCCTCATAGAAGGCCACGCCCTGTTCTCCGACGAACGCATGGAAAAAGGCATGGCCGCTCTCCAGGATGAGAAGGATGCCATCAGAATGGCCATGGGATTCGAGAAGGATACCCTGCTCTTTTTCTCTGAGATGGAGAATCTCGTCCCCGAATCCGAGAGAGACGCCGTACGAGCCTGCAAGGATGAGGAACGGCAGCACCTGGGCCGTCTTCAAAAAATGCTCAACGACCTGTAG
- a CDS encoding aldehyde ferredoxin oxidoreductase C-terminal domain-containing protein — MDTIIRINVGASGGPKADKEPIGKYVGFGGRAMTAAMVHDEVPPQCHPLGPENKLIIAPGLLTGSAASTSGRLSVGCKSPLTGGIKESNVGGMAGQYLGHLGIAAIVLEGNPSSETLYKVIITREGVSIEPDDDLRMLTNYELCARLKKIHGSTVAVISIGPAGEMGLSNSSVAVTDAHFRPTRQARRGGVGAVMGAKHIKCIVIDPAGTTIREPADPERFETANRKFIDGLHRHHITGHDLPQHGTNVLTNLIDGAGSYPALNFRHGRFDGTPSIDGYAMELLADARSESTTCSDSCFKGCSIQCSAQYLDKDGNFLSKRPSYQTIWAHGANCGIDDLDVIARLDFMDDDFGFDSIEMGVAIGLAMDAGVIEFGDAEGAIRLLKEAGRGTPMGRILGSGAATVARCFGLERAPVVKGQAMPAYDPRSVKGIGVTYATSPQGADHTAGYAVAPNILKVGRDIDPLGIEGQIDISRNLQIATAALDATGYCLFVSFAILDQPDTFDAMLATINGMFDLKLTGRDIVELGKLVLRMERAFNEKAGFTKFHDRLPMYFSREPLGPHNTTFDIPDKDLDLVHQY, encoded by the coding sequence ATGGACACAATCATACGCATCAATGTCGGAGCCTCCGGCGGTCCCAAGGCTGATAAGGAGCCTATTGGGAAGTATGTCGGCTTTGGCGGTCGAGCCATGACCGCAGCCATGGTGCATGATGAGGTCCCTCCCCAATGCCATCCCCTGGGACCGGAAAACAAATTGATCATTGCACCGGGGTTGCTGACCGGCTCTGCGGCCAGCACCTCCGGTCGTCTTTCCGTAGGCTGTAAAAGCCCCCTGACAGGCGGTATCAAGGAATCCAATGTGGGAGGCATGGCCGGACAATATCTCGGCCATCTCGGTATCGCCGCCATCGTGCTCGAAGGCAATCCTTCCTCGGAAACACTCTACAAAGTCATTATCACACGGGAAGGAGTGAGTATAGAACCGGATGACGACCTGCGCATGCTCACCAATTATGAACTCTGTGCGCGATTGAAGAAAATCCACGGCAGCACTGTTGCTGTCATCTCCATCGGGCCTGCCGGAGAGATGGGCCTGTCCAACTCCTCCGTCGCCGTAACGGATGCCCACTTCCGCCCGACCCGTCAGGCACGGCGAGGCGGTGTCGGCGCAGTCATGGGAGCCAAGCACATCAAGTGCATCGTTATCGACCCCGCCGGGACGACCATCCGGGAACCGGCCGACCCGGAGCGGTTCGAAACTGCCAATCGAAAATTCATCGACGGTTTGCACCGTCATCATATCACCGGCCACGACCTGCCTCAACACGGAACCAATGTTCTCACCAATCTGATCGATGGCGCAGGCAGCTACCCTGCTCTCAACTTTCGGCATGGCCGGTTCGACGGCACCCCATCCATTGATGGATACGCCATGGAATTGCTCGCTGACGCACGCTCGGAAAGCACGACCTGTTCCGATTCCTGTTTCAAGGGATGCAGCATCCAATGTTCAGCCCAGTATCTGGACAAGGACGGTAATTTCCTGAGTAAAAGACCGAGCTATCAAACCATCTGGGCACATGGAGCCAACTGCGGCATAGACGACCTTGATGTCATCGCCCGACTGGACTTCATGGATGATGATTTCGGATTCGACAGCATTGAAATGGGTGTCGCCATCGGATTGGCCATGGACGCCGGGGTCATTGAATTCGGTGATGCCGAGGGAGCCATTCGATTGCTGAAGGAAGCAGGACGGGGAACACCCATGGGCCGAATTCTTGGCAGTGGCGCGGCCACTGTTGCACGGTGCTTCGGGCTGGAGCGTGCTCCGGTTGTCAAAGGACAAGCCATGCCTGCCTATGATCCCCGATCGGTCAAGGGGATCGGCGTTACCTATGCCACCTCTCCCCAAGGTGCTGATCATACCGCAGGTTATGCCGTGGCTCCCAATATTCTCAAGGTCGGCAGAGACATCGATCCGTTGGGTATCGAAGGACAAATCGATATCTCCCGCAACCTCCAGATCGCCACTGCGGCCCTTGATGCAACCGGATATTGTCTTTTCGTGAGTTTTGCCATCCTTGACCAACCGGATACCTTTGACGCCATGCTGGCAACCATCAATGGCATGTTCGACCTCAAGCTGACCGGCCGGGATATCGTCGAACTGGGCAAGCTTGTCCTGCGCATGGAGCGCGCCTTCAACGAGAAGGCCGGTTTCACCAAATTCCACGACAGACTGCCGATGTATTTTTCCCGTGAACCCCTTGGGCCGCACAACACGACCTTTGATATTCCGGACAAGGATCTGGATCTGGTTCACCAGTATTGA
- a CDS encoding L-aspartate oxidase — translation MHTDRTITQALVIGSGIAGATCALSIAAQGHEVTLISAGEELGDGNTASAQGGIVTRGDEDTPALLSKDIRKAGWNHNHTPAVNHLARNGPDAVREVLIDKLGVPFATKEDGSGFDMTREGGHSVSRVLYCGDYTGKAIMDSLRAAVIADPNIKIATGRTAVDLITSHHHTCKLSFQYSRINKCLGAYVYNNDTRNVETILADHTVLATGGLGRIFLHSTNTESSVGSALSMTHRAGAKIMNAEFMQFHPTTLYHRSKRRFLITEAMRGEGAHLVDSKGKRFMERYDTRKELAPRDIVSRAIVDTLHRSGEECVFLDCTPVQHNLAERFPTIYAHCLDIGIDIQRDPIPVVPAAHYHCGGVYSDINGRTSLERLFAIGECSCTGVHGANRLASTSLLEGVLWGRNAGNFIGRQLTRNPSINKRLLESIPDWEYPGLVHNEDPALIAQDWMNIRSTMWNYAGINRTEQRLARACEDLRGLIRDLTQFYKKTPLSKSLIDLYHGCYAAYIVAMSAQCNKQSIGCHALQND, via the coding sequence ATGCATACTGATCGGACCATCACCCAGGCTCTCGTCATCGGCTCCGGCATAGCCGGTGCCACCTGCGCCCTTTCCATCGCTGCCCAAGGTCATGAAGTCACGCTGATCAGCGCCGGGGAAGAACTCGGCGATGGCAATACCGCCTCGGCGCAAGGGGGAATCGTGACCCGAGGCGACGAAGATACCCCGGCTTTACTCTCCAAGGATATCAGAAAAGCGGGCTGGAATCACAATCACACGCCTGCCGTCAATCATCTGGCAAGAAACGGGCCGGATGCAGTACGTGAAGTCCTCATTGACAAATTGGGCGTCCCTTTTGCCACCAAAGAAGACGGTTCAGGTTTTGACATGACTCGTGAGGGCGGCCATTCCGTCAGCCGAGTCCTCTACTGCGGCGACTACACAGGCAAGGCGATCATGGACAGTCTCAGGGCCGCAGTTATTGCCGACCCGAACATCAAGATCGCCACAGGCAGAACTGCCGTGGATTTGATCACCAGCCATCATCATACCTGCAAGCTTTCTTTCCAGTACAGCAGAATCAACAAATGTCTCGGTGCCTATGTCTACAATAACGACACCAGAAATGTTGAAACCATACTGGCCGACCATACAGTCCTGGCGACAGGCGGTCTCGGGCGCATTTTCCTGCACTCAACCAATACAGAATCTTCCGTGGGGAGTGCCCTGTCCATGACACACAGGGCCGGAGCCAAGATCATGAACGCCGAGTTCATGCAGTTTCATCCCACCACACTCTACCATCGGTCCAAGCGCCGCTTCCTCATCACCGAAGCCATGCGCGGCGAAGGTGCCCATCTGGTGGACAGCAAGGGCAAACGATTCATGGAGCGCTATGACACCCGCAAGGAACTTGCCCCGCGCGACATTGTCTCCCGAGCCATTGTGGACACGCTCCACCGCAGTGGAGAGGAATGCGTCTTTCTGGATTGTACTCCCGTACAACATAATCTGGCTGAGCGTTTCCCCACCATCTATGCCCACTGCCTGGACATTGGCATCGATATCCAGCGCGACCCCATTCCTGTGGTTCCGGCCGCACACTACCATTGCGGCGGGGTGTATTCGGACATCAACGGACGAACCAGTCTGGAACGGCTGTTCGCCATCGGCGAATGCAGTTGCACCGGTGTTCACGGGGCCAATCGACTTGCGAGTACCTCCCTGCTCGAAGGCGTCTTGTGGGGACGCAACGCAGGCAACTTCATCGGTCGACAACTCACCAGAAATCCCTCAATCAACAAACGCCTTCTGGAATCCATTCCGGATTGGGAATACCCCGGCCTGGTGCACAACGAAGACCCGGCCCTCATAGCCCAGGACTGGATGAACATCCGCTCGACCATGTGGAATTATGCGGGCATCAACCGCACAGAGCAACGATTGGCCAGAGCATGTGAAGACCTGCGAGGCCTGATCCGTGACCTGACACAATTTTACAAGAAAACACCACTTTCGAAATCACTCATCGACCTTTACCATGGGTGCTACGCAGCGTATATTGTGGCAATGTCCGCCCAATGCAACAAGCAAAGTATCGGCTGCCACGCCTTGCAAAATGATTGA
- a CDS encoding glutaredoxin family protein yields MNRKITLYALSTCTHCHNVGTLLEELLGPKGFTHIYVDRLSGDERNITMRALRTKNPEMSFPTTVIGDKVITGEKLDVIRKLVEEASPQK; encoded by the coding sequence ATGAACCGGAAAATCACGCTCTACGCACTCAGCACATGCACTCACTGCCACAACGTCGGCACACTCCTGGAAGAATTGCTCGGGCCAAAGGGGTTTACACATATTTATGTGGATCGTCTCTCTGGCGACGAACGCAATATCACCATGCGTGCCCTCCGTACCAAAAACCCGGAAATGTCCTTCCCCACCACAGTCATCGGGGATAAAGTGATCACTGGTGAAAAATTGGATGTCATCAGGAAACTGGTCGAAGAGGCATCCCCTCAAAAATAA
- a CDS encoding histidine phosphatase family protein gives MIVLVRHARTSGGTGRCIGQTPLPLSPAGVVQAHGLISTLGAVRFGRIVSSPAVRAMETVAPLALHLGLDVETLPGLDEIDMGLWEGQSFAVLKQTDAEAYEQRGRRFASFRPPGGESFADVAARALSVLESLPESTLPILAATHAGVIRSLLCRLTGHPLDDLFHFTPRHGWCCVLARADSGLQVLAESIAPDQVEEALN, from the coding sequence ATGATCGTCCTTGTTCGGCATGCCCGGACTTCCGGCGGAACAGGGCGATGCATTGGACAAACGCCGCTCCCTCTGTCCCCGGCTGGCGTTGTTCAAGCACACGGTCTGATTTCCACTCTCGGCGCGGTGCGGTTTGGCAGGATTGTCTCAAGCCCGGCCGTCCGTGCCATGGAAACGGTCGCTCCCCTGGCCCTTCATCTTGGGCTCGATGTGGAAACCCTGCCAGGGCTTGATGAGATCGATATGGGGCTGTGGGAGGGACAATCCTTTGCGGTTCTCAAGCAGACGGATGCCGAGGCGTATGAGCAGCGTGGACGCCGGTTCGCTTCGTTTCGTCCACCCGGAGGAGAGTCTTTCGCAGATGTGGCTGCCCGTGCTCTTTCGGTCCTGGAATCTTTGCCGGAGTCAACTCTTCCGATTCTGGCTGCGACCCATGCTGGCGTGATTCGTTCTCTCCTGTGTCGTCTGACAGGGCATCCTTTGGACGATCTTTTTCACTTTACTCCACGGCATGGCTGGTGCTGTGTACTGGCTCGAGCAGATTCGGGCTTGCAGGTTTTGGCTGAGTCCATTGCCCCGGATCAGGTTGAAGAGGCATTGAACTGA
- a CDS encoding DVU_1551 family NTP transferase, with amino-acid sequence MTRLAAVIPSAGLSSRMGSFKPLLPLGSGTVLSRCIEVFRQNGVARIIVVTGKRAEEVASAARRAGAVAVHNADYEQGMFSSVLTGIRALDPTISGFFLLPVDIPLVRVETVTRLIQAFSESDASVFYPRFQGQRGHPPLISSSLIPHILTHDGQGGLRALLDTFESGAHDLVVTDAGSLRDLDHPADYEFAMKRVGQEYPFAEEWEQLWDVYGVSQDIREHCAAVARVAKILCLRFNETCTPHALLNPALATGAAMVHDIGKGRKHHDAVGAWRLLEHGFTDAAQIVREHSDLSLGERDNMTEKEIVFLADKLVQGSSPVRLNARYEAKLMLFGDRPEARKAIRARQERANAVRARLERVIGVDVETLAFEGGG; translated from the coding sequence ATGACCAGGTTGGCGGCTGTGATCCCATCAGCAGGGCTTTCCTCGCGCATGGGATCGTTCAAGCCGTTGCTCCCCCTTGGCTCGGGAACAGTGCTGTCCCGCTGTATTGAAGTTTTTCGGCAGAATGGGGTGGCTCGAATTATAGTTGTGACAGGAAAAAGAGCGGAAGAGGTGGCGTCCGCCGCCCGTCGGGCCGGAGCCGTGGCAGTTCACAATGCCGACTATGAACAGGGCATGTTTTCATCAGTTCTGACCGGAATCCGTGCCCTCGATCCAACCATATCCGGATTCTTCCTGCTTCCGGTGGATATCCCCCTTGTTCGGGTTGAAACCGTTACCCGGCTTATCCAGGCTTTCTCCGAAAGCGATGCCTCTGTTTTCTACCCACGGTTTCAGGGGCAACGGGGCCATCCCCCACTTATTTCCTCCAGCCTTATCCCTCACATTCTCACGCATGATGGGCAGGGCGGCTTGCGGGCCTTGCTGGATACCTTTGAGTCCGGGGCGCACGATCTCGTGGTGACTGACGCCGGATCACTCAGGGACCTCGATCATCCGGCTGACTATGAATTTGCCATGAAGCGCGTGGGGCAGGAATACCCCTTCGCTGAGGAGTGGGAACAACTGTGGGATGTCTATGGAGTTTCACAGGATATTCGAGAGCACTGTGCAGCCGTTGCCCGTGTGGCCAAAATTCTTTGTCTCAGATTTAATGAAACATGTACGCCCCATGCGCTTTTGAATCCGGCGTTGGCAACCGGGGCTGCCATGGTTCATGACATTGGCAAGGGTCGAAAGCATCATGACGCGGTGGGTGCATGGCGGTTACTCGAACACGGTTTTACCGATGCGGCCCAAATTGTCCGGGAACATTCGGATCTCTCTCTTGGGGAACGGGACAACATGACTGAAAAGGAGATCGTCTTTCTTGCCGATAAATTGGTGCAGGGAAGCTCTCCGGTTCGGCTTAATGCCAGGTATGAGGCCAAGCTGATGCTCTTTGGCGATCGTCCAGAAGCCAGGAAAGCCATTCGGGCCAGACAGGAACGGGCCAATGCCGTGCGGGCGCGCCTCGAGCGTGTGATAGGCGTGGACGTGGAAACCCTGGCTTTCGAGGGGGGCGGATGA
- a CDS encoding XdhC family aldehyde oxidoreductase maturation factor, with translation MKKFVRSVCDLVEAKETFVMVSVVESSGSTPRSSGAKMVVRGDGSIFGTVGGGLAEAHACRDSLKLMESGDGTAQVSYVDMTQELAAESDMICGGGLTVLMEVVEPDGPCAAAYVDLDGLLRKGTRAALCTRFEKSDQLRAVSHEIRIEFMQGETPTFEKTETELKLVEPFIPAPSLYIFGAGHVSQFTARVAAMIGFRTVVLDDRADFANAERFPEADEVVVLSSFKGCCEALDVRKDSFVIIVTRGHLHDKTVLAEALGTVAGYIGMIGSRRKRDSIYAVLLEEGFSQKDIDRCSCPIGLPIGAQTPEEIAVSICAELIQVRSGEGT, from the coding sequence ATGAAGAAATTTGTCCGTTCGGTATGTGATCTTGTGGAAGCGAAAGAGACCTTTGTTATGGTTTCCGTGGTGGAAAGCTCCGGTTCCACTCCCCGGTCTTCCGGGGCCAAAATGGTGGTTCGAGGCGATGGTTCCATCTTTGGCACTGTGGGAGGAGGATTGGCTGAAGCCCACGCTTGCCGGGACAGCCTGAAGCTGATGGAAAGCGGGGACGGAACTGCGCAGGTATCCTACGTGGACATGACACAGGAGCTGGCTGCCGAGTCGGACATGATCTGCGGGGGAGGTCTGACCGTGCTCATGGAGGTCGTGGAACCGGACGGGCCATGCGCTGCCGCTTATGTTGATCTCGATGGCTTGCTGCGTAAGGGCACCCGTGCCGCGTTGTGTACCCGATTTGAAAAGAGTGATCAGCTACGCGCCGTGAGTCATGAAATTCGAATTGAATTCATGCAGGGAGAGACCCCGACTTTTGAAAAAACCGAGACGGAATTGAAACTTGTTGAACCGTTTATTCCTGCTCCCTCGCTTTATATATTCGGGGCCGGGCATGTGTCTCAATTCACGGCTCGGGTCGCGGCCATGATTGGTTTTCGAACGGTGGTTCTGGATGATCGGGCTGATTTTGCCAATGCGGAACGGTTTCCCGAAGCTGATGAAGTCGTGGTGCTCTCCTCCTTCAAAGGGTGTTGCGAAGCGTTGGATGTGCGCAAGGATTCATTCGTGATCATTGTGACTCGTGGCCATCTGCATGACAAAACTGTTCTGGCGGAAGCGCTGGGAACTGTCGCCGGTTATATCGGAATGATCGGCAGTCGCAGAAAGCGCGACTCCATTTATGCCGTTCTTCTTGAGGAAGGTTTTTCACAGAAGGACATTGATCGATGCTCCTGTCCCATCGGACTGCCCATTGGCGCGCAGACTCCGGAAGAGATTGCTGTCAGTATTTGTGCCGAGCTGATTCAGGTTCGTTCCGGGGAGGGAACATGA
- a CDS encoding DVU_1553 family AMP-dependent CoA ligase encodes MGLSNLDQCLALRLGWLGTDHPPTREFLRSWQLDQLRRIVEHASKNSPFYARHFETVFPEKIASLDDFSSLPTMTADDLRRDPEQLLCLSRDAVARVVTLHSSGTTGPPKRVFHTHADLEATVDYFRWGMANLVGIDEGVLVLMPGDRPDGVGRLLVDALTRAGARPVPYGIFDRTGDVIARCLREQVRCIVGPSAHLNMVARAWERECLPKDQIRSVLLCWDMAPGIVVQNVEKAFGCKVFRHWGMIETGLGGAVECSPGSGLHVREADVYVEIVCPETGELLPDGEFGEIVVSTPLRRGMPLIRYRTGDSGRIVSGQCACGSPARRLDPRVFRRDEGVDIGTGVIGLQELNEVLYAVDGLDDFCVAVLPGEIRVTVSSWGEGVSRRVRAALETVEPLQRGVTQGMFKIEIQIENGGVPAVQGLGKRRIELHLGS; translated from the coding sequence ATGGGCCTGTCCAATCTTGATCAATGTCTCGCCCTGCGTCTGGGCTGGCTCGGGACGGACCACCCTCCGACTCGGGAGTTTCTGCGCAGTTGGCAGCTTGATCAGTTGCGCAGGATTGTCGAACATGCTTCGAAAAACAGTCCGTTTTATGCCCGACACTTTGAGACGGTGTTTCCTGAGAAGATTGCCTCATTGGATGACTTTTCTTCTCTGCCGACCATGACGGCGGATGACCTGCGTCGGGACCCGGAACAATTGCTGTGTCTGTCCCGTGATGCAGTGGCTCGTGTTGTCACCTTACACAGCTCCGGGACCACTGGCCCACCCAAGCGGGTTTTTCATACGCATGCCGATCTGGAGGCGACCGTCGACTATTTTCGATGGGGTATGGCAAACTTGGTAGGAATTGATGAAGGCGTGCTCGTGCTCATGCCTGGCGATCGGCCGGATGGAGTGGGACGGCTGCTTGTGGACGCTCTGACGCGGGCTGGTGCCAGGCCTGTTCCATATGGTATTTTTGATAGAACGGGTGACGTCATTGCCCGGTGTTTGCGTGAGCAGGTTCGGTGCATTGTCGGGCCATCCGCCCATCTCAACATGGTGGCCCGCGCCTGGGAGCGGGAGTGTTTGCCCAAGGATCAAATTCGTTCCGTGCTTTTGTGTTGGGACATGGCCCCCGGAATTGTGGTACAGAATGTGGAAAAGGCTTTTGGCTGCAAGGTTTTCCGGCATTGGGGCATGATTGAGACGGGTCTCGGTGGAGCCGTGGAGTGCAGCCCTGGCTCTGGCCTGCATGTGCGGGAGGCTGATGTGTATGTGGAAATAGTGTGCCCGGAAACAGGAGAATTGCTCCCGGACGGAGAATTCGGAGAGATAGTGGTCAGCACTCCCTTGCGGCGCGGGATGCCATTGATACGGTACCGGACAGGGGATTCTGGGCGGATTGTATCCGGGCAATGCGCCTGTGGCAGCCCTGCTCGACGACTGGACCCACGAGTTTTTCGGCGAGATGAAGGTGTGGATATCGGCACAGGCGTGATTGGTCTTCAGGAGTTGAATGAGGTTTTGTACGCTGTGGACGGGCTGGATGATTTCTGCGTGGCAGTTCTGCCGGGCGAGATCCGAGTGACGGTAAGTAGCTGGGGAGAAGGTGTGTCCCGGCGGGTCAGAGCAGCTCTTGAGACTGTGGAGCCTTTGCAGCGTGGAGTGACGCAGGGAATGTTCAAGATAGAGATACAGATCGAAAATGGTGGAGTTCCTGCGGTCCAGGGGCTTGGCAAACGCCGCATTGAATTGCATTTGGGGAGTTGA